The genome window GGCGACGCGCCTGAGGCGGCAGTCGAGAGACTGCCACCAGGCGCCGACGCTGTCGCCGCCCTGGAGGTAAGCATCGCGAGCAGTCACGTTGGCCAGTCTCTTGGTCTCCGGATCCAGATCCCCGTACATGCTTCCGGCGGCGGTGATCTGCTCGGGCGTTGCGGTGTCCCCGTGCACGGCGGCGACCCTTTGCGCCGGTTCGAGGGCATCCCACCAGCGCATGGCCGGGAGCACGTCCGGGGGATAGACACCGGGGTCCATGAGATCGAGCAGGGCCTGCCCGATCCGGTCCACGTGGGCCTTTTCGCCGGCGCCGAGCAGCGGCGTTCCGCCCGAGCCCGGATAGAAAGCGCAGTACGGGCTGTTCAGGTCTTCGGTATTGCCGTCACCGGTGGCGACACGCTTGAGGCGGCAGTCCAGGAGTTGCCACCAGGCGCCGACGCTGGTGAGGGGGCTGGCAGGGGCGAATCCCGTGGCGGTTCTATGAACCAGCCCTTTGGTCTCCGGGTCCAGATCTCCATACAGACGCTCCGCGGCAGCACTCTGCTCGGGCGTTGCGGTGTCGCCGTGCACGGCGGCAACCCTTTGCGCCGGATCGAGCGCGTTCCACCAGCGCATGGCCACGGCACTATCCGGAGGATAAACGCCGGGGTCCATGCGCCCGAGCAGGGCCTGCCCGACCCGGTCCACATGGTCCTGTTCGGTGGCGCCAAGCAGCGGCGTCCCGCCGGAACCGGGATAGTGGGCACAAAAGGGGCTCGCCATATCCTCGGTGTTGCCGTCTCCCGCGGCGACGCGCTTGAAGCGGCATTCCAGGGACTGCCACCAGCCGCCGACGCTGCTGAACGGCAAGTTGCCGTTGATCGCATCCACGGCGTCGTTGGCAAGGCCCCTGGTTCCCATGTCCAGGTCGGCGTAGGCGTTCCCGGCGGCGGCGGTCTGCTCGGGCGTTGCGGTGTCGCCGTGCAGGGCGGCGACCCTTTGCGCCGGTTCGAGGGCATCCCACCAGCGCATGGCCGCGTCGTTGTGGGGGACCGCAGGAGGCGGATTGCTGGTCTGCGCTCGGACCTCACGCTCAAGGCCCAACGAAAAAAAGACAAGCAGCGCGAGGATCATGAGGCGGGACAACCGTCCGAGCCGTTGTCCGCGGCGGTGTCGCGGTTCTGGATGTGTCAATGTGTTGATCTCCGGCGGAGGTTGGTCTTTGGCGGTCAGTCGATGAAGCTGCCTTCCGCGTCCGGGAGGTTGCCCTGCTCGCCGGGCATGTTGCCGTGCTCGTCCGGGAACAGGACCTTGACCGCTTCCGCGCCGCCCACGCCGGTGCACCACGGCACCATGTTCTTCATCCGGCAGGTAATGCCGCGCTTGGACAGCTCTTCCTCGAAGATCCGGTGGATCTCGGGGTCTTCGTCCTCGTACTCTACCTGGTAGCCGCCCTTCTTGCCGCTGACCTCGCCGGTGCGGAGCACCGTGGATTCCTGGGCTTGCCAGCGGTTGACCGCGTACTTGCGCGACAGGCCCTGGTTCATCACCAGGTAGGTGGCCGGGGTCTCGCCGACGTTGAAGTGCTGGTGCAGCCACAGGCCCTGTCCGGCGCCGGAGAGGTAGAGGCTGCCTTCCTTCCAGTCGCAGCGGATGCGTTCCTCGTCGCCCCGCTGGGTCAGCACGTAGCCCGTGCCCTCGATGATGTAGAGGTGCGCGCCGGGTCCGTGGCGGTGGGACTTCTTGTAGTAGCCGGATTCGAAGCGGGACACGTGGGATTCCATCAGGCCGGAGCCCATGACCATGAAGGCGTTGGTGCCGCCGCCGCCTCGGCTCTTCCACTCGTAGAGGGGCAGCTTGCGGATGTCGGGGATGAAGTTGGTCTCCCACACCCGGCCGCGGTAGAGCTTGGCCTCGGCCGTGAAGTAGTCCGGCTCACCCTGGAAACGGTCGTCGAAATCGTAGTTGTTGTTGAAGATGAAATGTTCGCTGTTCCACTGCCGGAAGATCTGAGGCAGGTCGGTCACGGAGAACCAGCGCGCCGGCTGGGACAGGCTGGCGTTGAAGAACTGGTGCCAGGCGTTGGTGGGCGGCACGAAGTAGCTGCCGGGTCCCCACTCGAAGGTCTGCTTCTCCCCGCCCTCGCGCCACACCGAGCAGGAGCCGTGCCCCGATACCACGTAGATGGCCTCGGTGTACATGTGCCGTAGCGGCGCGGTGTAGCCCCCGGGCGGCAACTCGACGATGTGCTCGTCGCCGCCGTTGTCGCCATCCAGGTAGCACAGCGCTCCCTTGACCCCGTCGCCCTTGCGCGCCCACGGCCCCACCTCCACGGCCTTCATGTCCTCGATGTAGATCCCGCCCACCAGCGGGACGCCCTCGCGTTCGCGCCAATCGGAGTAGGTATCGACGCGGGTGAGCGCGGGCTGCTTCTCCGGGTCCAGGGGTTGGGTGGGTATGGTCACGGCGGCACCTCTCGTTGGTTTGGTGCCAAACGGTATGCGATAACAGGCCGTTGTTGTCAATCTGACCGAAAAAAGGAGCGACCCCATGCTTGGCCCTCTCAACGACATCCGCGTGGTGGATTTCACGCACGCCCTGAACGGACCCTTCTGCACCATGCTGCTGGGGCATCTGGGAGCCGAGGTCATCAAGATCGAGCCGCCCCAGGGAGACAACTTCCGGCGCTCGTGGATGCCGCCTGACGCGGGCAAGGACGGCTACGAGTTCCTGTGGATCAACGTCAACAAGAAGAGCGTCGTCCTGAACCTTAAGAGCGAGCGCGGCGTCGAGCTGGCGCGGGAACTCATCGCCCGGGCGGACGTCCTGGTGGAGAACTACCAGAAGGGCACGATGGAGCGTTTCAGGCTCGACTACGACTCCGTCAAGGGAATCAACCCGCGGCTCATCTACGCCTGCTCCCGCGGCTACGGCGAGTGGGGTCCCTACGCCGACTACGGCAACACCGCCGCCACCAACAACAGCATGACCGGCTGGACCCACACGGCCTGGGAGTACGCCGGAGCCAAGGGGACCAAGTCCCTGGGCATCGGCGACGAGGCCGCCGGAGTGAGCATGACCGTGGGCATCCTGGCGGCGCTGCACGCCCGCGAGCGCACCGGCGAGGGCCAGAAGATCGTCGTGTCCATGCAGGAGGCGGTGCTGGGCTTCATGGTCAGCTCCATGCACGAGCACTTCACCGGCAACATGGTGGGCAATACGCCCATGGCGGTGGCCGACGGCTACTTCACGCTGCGGGT of Deltaproteobacteria bacterium contains these proteins:
- a CDS encoding CoA transferase — its product is MLGPLNDIRVVDFTHALNGPFCTMLLGHLGAEVIKIEPPQGDNFRRSWMPPDAGKDGYEFLWINVNKKSVVLNLKSERGVELARELIARADVLVENYQKGTMERFRLDYDSVKGINPRLIYACSRGYGEWGPYADYGNTAATNNSMTGWTHTAWEYAGAKGTKSLGIGDEAAGVSMTVGILAALHARERTGEGQKIVVSMQEAVLGFMVSSMHEHFTGNMVGNTPMAVADGYFTLRVPHLGDEGWRWLAERMGRRELAADPRFAGAAARRENKAELDRLVRDWARTRTRQEIWDAVRDLGYFGAPVLSKAEVLDDPHIKARNAFIERDHPTAGPTTLLAPWIHMSQTPASIRDDAPAIGQHTDEVLGGLLGLSAGELADLRAAEAIR
- a CDS encoding cupin domain-containing protein, which translates into the protein MTIPTQPLDPEKQPALTRVDTYSDWREREGVPLVGGIYIEDMKAVEVGPWARKGDGVKGALCYLDGDNGGDEHIVELPPGGYTAPLRHMYTEAIYVVSGHGSCSVWREGGEKQTFEWGPGSYFVPPTNAWHQFFNASLSQPARWFSVTDLPQIFRQWNSEHFIFNNNYDFDDRFQGEPDYFTAEAKLYRGRVWETNFIPDIRKLPLYEWKSRGGGGTNAFMVMGSGLMESHVSRFESGYYKKSHRHGPGAHLYIIEGTGYVLTQRGDEERIRCDWKEGSLYLSGAGQGLWLHQHFNVGETPATYLVMNQGLSRKYAVNRWQAQESTVLRTGEVSGKKGGYQVEYEDEDPEIHRIFEEELSKRGITCRMKNMVPWCTGVGGAEAVKVLFPDEHGNMPGEQGNLPDAEGSFID